A part of Spodoptera frugiperda isolate SF20-4 chromosome 25, AGI-APGP_CSIRO_Sfru_2.0, whole genome shotgun sequence genomic DNA contains:
- the LOC126912321 gene encoding uncharacterized protein LOC126912321, with translation MVPMCPNNIKSTPDKVFFAVPRDPNIRKQWCEVMRREYNVSSISRLHCCEDHFNIKEDTVNYIKYKLMKEQGEKVKLFLNKGVMPHKFQCQKRNAPAPQERMYDSKKKRLSLINESLPEPEVNSENVLERETSQTSYCDAGPSTSYIQGCENDPERPSTSVMDVSVIEPRTSHVEVSTNTENLLSDKCVQINKRPNFRSKSVQVNLTTKKTNVALSPVPLPSQNIGTSPIKPATAAVKRKLFPTKSDTTSISSISSQISHDYEPCSSSDLSYCVQDESADSDDEKHFKNVMRSSMLSAIDREPKMLLGLPKQSYHLIKLLSENIPLPTVDILITLKKLKLNESFGILALHFGYSQSTISRIFNKSLPLIASKMKDLIVWPTPTEVYKNLPISFRARYSNVISIIDCFEIQIEKPSDPVHQSLTWSQYKKCNTLKYLISCTPDGLINFISDGYGGRATDVMIVQDCGYLDCLPPKKAVMADRGFKDLSHLLGARDCTLVRPPSVSQSNPSTKDEVKQSKRIAALRIHVERVINRLREFHMLLPHACVDYNLIPVIDDAITLACGLVNIQDVLIKK, from the exons ATGGTACCAATGTGtcctaacaatataaaaagtacaccagataaagttttttttgcTGTTCCGAGAGATCCAAACATACGTAAACAATGGTGTGAGGTTATGCGAAGAGAATATAATGTATCTTCAATATCGCGTTTACATTGTTGtgaagatcattttaat ATCAAAGAAGatacagtaaattatattaaatacaagcTCATGAAGGAACAAGgcgaaaaagttaaattattcctAAATAAAGGAGTTATGCCTCATAAATTTCAATGCCAAAAACGAAATGCTCCAGCACCACAGGAGAGAATGTATGATTCTAAGAAGAAAAGATTATCACTAATAAATGAATCTCTCCCCGAACCTGAAGTCAACagtgaaaatgttttagaacgTGAAACTTCACAAACAAGTTATTGTGATGCCGGACCAAGTACTTCCTATATTCAAGGCTGTGAAAATGATCCAGAGAGGCCTAGTACCTCTGTTATGGATGTGTCTGTAATAGAGCCCCGTACATCCCATGTTGAAGTCTCTACTAATACAGAAAACTTACTTAGTGACAAGTGTGTGCAAATAAATAAGAGACCAAACTTCAGAAGTAAAAGTGTTCAAGTTAATTTAACAACAAAGAAGACTAATGTAGCTTTATCTCCTGTTCCCCTTCCATCACAAAATATTGGAACTTCACCAATAAAACCTGCAACAGCTGcggtaaaaagaaaattatttcctaCTAAGTCGGATACAACATCTATTTCGTCCATTTCTTCACAGATATCTCATGATTATGAACCCTGTAGCTCATCTGACTTAAGTTATTGTGTGCAAGATGAATCAGCAGATTCAGatgatgaaaaacattttaaaaatgtaatgcgcAGTAGTATGTTAAGTGCCATAGATAGAGAACCCAAAATGTTACTAGGATTACCTAAACAGTCatatcatttaataaaactattaagtgAAAACATTCCACTTCCAACTGTAGACATATTAATAACTCTTAAGAAATTGAAGTTAAATGAATCATTTGGCATACTTGCTTTACATTTTGGCTACTCACAGAGCACTATCAGTAgaatattcaataaaagtttACCTTTAATCGCATCAAAAATGAAAGACTTGATTGTGTGGCCAACACCAACTGaggtatataaaaatttacCTATATCATTCAGAGCGAGGTATTCAAATGTTATATCTATTATTGATTGCTTTGAAATCCAGATTGAAAAACCTTCCGATCCAGTCCACCAATCACTTACTTGGTCacagtacaaaaaatgtaatacattgaagtatttaatttcatgtacACCAGATgggttgattaattttatatccgATGGATATGGTGGAAGAGCTACAGATGTCATGATAGTGCAAGACTGTGGCTACTTAGACTGTTTACCTCCAAAAAAAGCAGTTATGGCTGACAGAGGGTTCAAAGACTTATCACATTTACTGGGAGCCAGAGACTGTACTCTCGTCCGGCCACCTTCTGTTTCACAATCCAACCCAAGCACCAAAGATGAAGTAAAGCAGTCAAAACGAATAGCAGCTTTGAGAATTCATGTTGAACgtgtaataaatagattaagaGAGTTTCATATGTTACTGCCTCATGCTTGTGTAGACTATAATTTAATACCTGTCATTGATGATGCAATAACATTGGCATGTGGTTTGGTAAATATTCaggatgttttaataaaaaaatga